One region of Kwoniella newhampshirensis strain CBS 13917 chromosome 6, whole genome shotgun sequence genomic DNA includes:
- a CDS encoding prefoldin, alpha subunit: protein MVANQRILRTSSTLAMTTPLNVDTSSSSRTQVYSAHLRNALLPELEATRQQLAQVELDLLEYEILRGKLVELLKQDGKGLETLTELGAGVWVEARVPDTKTITIDIGLGLHLDMMIPDAQAYTKEKVDQLKRKRDRLTEKEEHLVWQVVQFQGAMSVQT from the exons ATGGTTGCGAACCAACGTATCCTCAGAACAAGCTCTACGCTCGCGATGACCACTCCTCTCAATGTGGACACCAGCAGCTCATCTCGTACCCAGGTATACTCTGCTCATCTGCGTAACGCTCTCTTACCAGAGCTCGAGGCGACGAGACAACAACTCGCGCAAGTTGAACTCGACTTGTTAGAATA TGAGATTCTGAGGGGAAAGCTTGTTGAGCTTTTGAAAcaggatgggaagggtTTAGAGACCCTCACAGAGCTGGGAGCGGGGGTATGGGTCGAGGCgagagt CCCCGATACAAAAACCATCACCATTGACATCGGGCTTGGCCTGCACCTCGACATGATGATTCCTGACGCTCAAGCATACACCAAGGAAAAGGTGGATCAACTCAAAAG GAAACGAGATAGGTTGaccgagaaggaagaacaCTTGGTATGGCAAGTTGTCCAG TTCCAAGGGGCGATGAGTGTCCAGACATAG